From the Candidatus Bathyarchaeota archaeon A05DMB-5 genome, one window contains:
- a CDS encoding NAD(P)/FAD-dependent oxidoreductase — protein sequence MKYDVIIVGAGPAGIFAALELTEKTKLNILMLDRGPNINQRKCPASRGFECVHCEPCLVLSGWGGAGAFSDGKLTLSTEVGGWLNEYVSSKELEELVNHVDSLYLKFGATEHVYGADVEKMEEIERKASLAGLKLIRQKIRHMGTERCAQTLRKMRQELNNKVDFKPRKDVKGLIVKNGTVEGVETVNGERFFGKYVIVAPGRSGAEWLQAEAQALGLKTLNNPVDVGIRVEVLASVMEELTNALYEPKLVYYSKSFDDQVRTFCVAPYGEVITESYNGVLTVNGQSYAERKTENTNFAILVSTSFTEPFKEPIAYGKYLARLSNLLSGSVIIQRLGDLEAGRRSTAERISRSVIIPTLKNATPGDLSFVLPYRYLADIREMLQALDNLIPGIYSRDTLLYGVEVKFYSSKLQLSNCLETKINNLFTIGDGAGVTRGLVQASASGIIVAREIIKREKQKA from the coding sequence TCAACATTCTAATGCTGGACAGAGGACCCAACATAAACCAACGTAAATGCCCCGCAAGCCGCGGATTCGAATGTGTCCACTGTGAACCATGCCTAGTTTTATCCGGATGGGGAGGAGCTGGAGCATTCAGTGATGGCAAACTAACCTTGTCCACAGAAGTAGGCGGATGGCTCAACGAATACGTGTCTTCAAAAGAGCTCGAAGAACTCGTCAACCACGTAGACAGTTTATACTTAAAATTTGGCGCAACCGAGCACGTTTACGGAGCAGACGTCGAAAAGATGGAAGAAATCGAACGAAAAGCATCATTAGCCGGCTTGAAGCTTATTCGCCAAAAAATCCGACACATGGGCACAGAAAGATGCGCTCAAACCCTTCGAAAAATGCGCCAAGAATTAAACAACAAAGTGGATTTCAAACCAAGAAAAGACGTCAAAGGACTCATAGTGAAGAACGGCACAGTGGAAGGCGTTGAAACAGTAAACGGCGAAAGATTCTTTGGAAAATACGTTATTGTTGCGCCAGGCAGAAGCGGGGCAGAGTGGCTTCAAGCAGAAGCACAAGCATTAGGCTTGAAAACACTGAACAATCCAGTTGACGTTGGAATAAGAGTGGAAGTCTTAGCCTCTGTAATGGAAGAATTAACAAACGCTCTTTATGAGCCAAAACTTGTTTATTACTCCAAATCCTTCGATGACCAAGTTCGCACTTTCTGTGTCGCGCCTTATGGAGAGGTCATAACAGAATCTTACAACGGCGTCTTAACAGTCAACGGACAAAGCTACGCTGAACGAAAGACAGAAAACACAAACTTCGCCATCCTCGTAAGCACGTCATTCACTGAACCCTTCAAAGAGCCAATAGCCTACGGAAAATACCTCGCCAGACTCTCGAATCTTCTCAGCGGCAGCGTAATAATCCAACGACTAGGCGATTTAGAAGCTGGAAGAAGGTCAACAGCCGAAAGAATCTCGCGAAGCGTCATCATTCCAACATTAAAAAATGCCACACCAGGCGACCTCAGCTTCGTTTTGCCATACCGTTACCTCGCAGACATCAGAGAAATGCTCCAAGCCTTGGACAATTTGATTCCAGGCATCTATTCCAGAGACACTCTGCTCTATGGAGTGGAAGTAAAATTTTACTCCTCAAAACTGCAGTTGAGCAACTGTTTAGAAACAAAAATAAACAATTTGTTCACAATTGGAGACGGTGCAGGCGTCACACGCGGACTAGTTCAAGCATCAGCATCCGGCATAATTGTTGCCAGAGAAATCATAAAGAGAGAAAAGCAGAAAGCGTGA
- a CDS encoding zinc ribbon domain-containing protein translates to MSIVETISCSHCGAPIFFKPGEIIATCRYCGYTVVIQTGKAFTFEHSMLLNEYDQTQIEEAIRHWMRSGFLKPPDLARKSKLTEKFLMYVPFWVVTAKVETTYKGVFERIAPPIVKEGRIAKEYDWLVLARKATEFPTREYDVPLDGKVPYDFRRIEDFAKTLNSEIDKNEAVERAKQEIEEHHRHLAMQDVDKVIEMKSEINVNQTVYLHAPIWFIKYDYEGKTYQLYVDGATGTVIKGDIPPAKFGIL, encoded by the coding sequence ATGTCAATAGTCGAAACGATTAGCTGTTCACATTGCGGCGCACCAATCTTTTTTAAACCCGGCGAAATCATAGCAACATGCAGATACTGCGGTTACACCGTCGTCATACAAACGGGAAAAGCCTTCACCTTCGAACACTCAATGTTACTGAACGAGTACGACCAAACACAAATCGAAGAAGCAATAAGACATTGGATGCGCAGCGGCTTTTTGAAACCGCCAGACCTTGCCAGAAAATCAAAACTAACAGAAAAATTCCTCATGTATGTGCCGTTTTGGGTCGTGACTGCGAAAGTGGAGACTACTTATAAGGGGGTATTTGAGCGAATCGCTCCTCCAATTGTTAAGGAAGGTCGAATAGCGAAAGAATATGACTGGCTTGTCCTTGCAAGAAAAGCGACTGAATTTCCCACAAGGGAATATGATGTGCCTTTAGATGGCAAGGTTCCATACGATTTTAGACGCATTGAGGATTTTGCTAAAACTCTTAACAGCGAAATTGACAAGAATGAAGCAGTTGAGCGGGCTAAACAAGAAATTGAAGAGCATCACCGGCATCTGGCGATGCAAGACGTGGATAAAGTGATTGAAATGAAAAGCGAAATTAACGTAAATCAAACAGTTTACCTGCACGCTCCTATATGGTTCATAAAATACGATTATGAGGGCAAAACTTACCAGTTATACGTTGACGGCGCAACTGGGACAGTCATAAAAGGCGACATTCCTCCAGCTAAATTCGGGATACTTTAA